The proteins below come from a single Nocardiopsis gilva YIM 90087 genomic window:
- a CDS encoding ABC transporter substrate-binding protein, whose product MVARQQQPRPRSPGRTAPSRWVGLLAAAGALVIGALPAAAPSAAAAETTGDDDTMTIAVSQPVDSLSPFVAQRLISTNILRLSYDFLTNYDAETNETIPGLAESWETSEDGLTWTFKIRDDVTWSDGEPLTAEDIAWTYTTIMEDEAAAKANGNFVANFESAEAPDPTTLKITLSERQATMLALDIPIVPKHVWEKVDDFGTFNNDKDFPVVGSGPFTITGYRPNQSVTLEANTDYWRGAPEFEKLVFRFIPEKDAQVEALRSGEVDLISGLTPAQADALQGEENITVNTASGKRFQAFTINPGARTQDGEEFGDGHPALKDKTLRQAIMRAIDKDEIVQKVYGGYAEPAGGYIPARYERYAWSPEGDERLDFDVDAANKMLDDAGYAMGDDGVRVSPDGDRLKLRMHVHNNRPDYVSMGRLMQERLADIGIEVDNRTVDPGVLSDALHNGKYDLIFTGWSVNPDPDYVLGIHTCDALPETPGTMRGDAYFCDRKYDELYDKQLAEDSDPEKRAEYVKQMQAVLYDEAVVNTLTYSNLLEAYRSDVIGSIQVQPDPGGNIWGQDGHWSFSMATPAAAGSGGTGLSAGVMAGIAAAVVLGVAAGGFFLWRRSATAEDRE is encoded by the coding sequence ATGGTCGCTCGGCAGCAACAACCCAGACCACGCTCTCCCGGACGAACGGCCCCGTCCCGCTGGGTGGGCCTCCTGGCCGCTGCGGGCGCCCTCGTCATCGGGGCGCTCCCGGCCGCCGCGCCCAGCGCTGCCGCCGCCGAGACCACGGGCGACGACGACACGATGACCATCGCGGTCTCCCAGCCGGTCGACTCGCTGAGCCCCTTCGTGGCGCAGCGGCTCATCAGCACCAACATCCTGCGGCTGAGCTACGACTTCCTCACCAACTACGACGCCGAGACCAACGAGACGATCCCCGGGCTCGCGGAGTCGTGGGAGACCTCTGAGGACGGCCTCACCTGGACCTTCAAGATCCGCGACGACGTGACGTGGAGCGACGGCGAGCCGCTGACCGCCGAGGACATCGCCTGGACGTACACCACGATCATGGAGGACGAGGCGGCGGCCAAGGCCAACGGCAACTTCGTCGCCAACTTCGAGAGCGCTGAGGCGCCCGACCCCACCACACTCAAGATCACGCTCTCCGAGCGGCAGGCGACCATGCTCGCCCTGGACATCCCCATCGTGCCCAAGCACGTCTGGGAGAAGGTCGACGACTTCGGCACCTTCAACAACGACAAGGACTTCCCGGTCGTCGGCAGCGGGCCGTTCACCATCACCGGCTACCGGCCCAACCAGTCCGTCACGCTCGAGGCCAACACGGACTACTGGCGCGGCGCCCCCGAGTTCGAAAAGCTCGTCTTCCGCTTCATCCCGGAGAAGGACGCCCAGGTCGAGGCGCTCCGCTCCGGCGAGGTCGATCTCATCAGCGGCCTCACCCCGGCGCAGGCCGACGCGCTGCAGGGCGAGGAGAACATCACCGTCAACACCGCGAGCGGAAAGCGGTTCCAGGCCTTCACCATCAACCCCGGCGCCCGCACCCAGGACGGCGAGGAGTTCGGCGACGGCCACCCGGCGCTCAAGGACAAGACCCTGCGCCAGGCCATCATGCGCGCCATCGACAAGGACGAGATCGTCCAGAAGGTCTACGGCGGCTACGCCGAGCCCGCCGGCGGCTACATCCCGGCCCGCTACGAGCGCTACGCCTGGTCCCCCGAGGGCGATGAGCGCCTCGACTTCGACGTCGACGCCGCCAACAAGATGCTCGACGACGCCGGGTACGCGATGGGCGACGACGGGGTCCGGGTCTCACCCGACGGCGACCGCCTCAAGCTGCGCATGCACGTCCACAACAACCGCCCCGACTACGTGAGCATGGGTCGGCTCATGCAGGAGCGGCTCGCGGACATCGGCATCGAGGTCGACAACCGGACCGTCGACCCCGGCGTGCTCAGCGACGCCCTGCACAACGGCAAGTACGACCTCATCTTCACCGGCTGGAGCGTCAACCCCGACCCCGACTACGTGCTCGGCATCCACACCTGCGACGCGCTGCCCGAGACGCCCGGCACCATGCGCGGCGACGCCTACTTCTGCGACAGGAAGTACGACGAGCTGTACGACAAGCAGCTCGCCGAGGACAGCGACCCCGAGAAGCGCGCCGAGTACGTCAAGCAGATGCAGGCGGTCCTGTACGACGAGGCCGTGGTCAACACGCTGACCTACTCCAACCTGCTGGAGGCCTACCGCTCCGATGTGATCGGCTCGATCCAGGTCCAGCCCGACCCCGGCGGCAACATCTGGGGCCAGGACGGGCACTGGTCGTTCTCGATGGCCACGCCCGCCGCGGCGGGCAGCGGCGGCACGGGCCTGTCCGCCGGCGTGATGGCCGGAATCGCGGCCGCGGTCGTGCTCGGCGTGGCGGCCGGGGGCTTCTTCCTCTGGCGCCGCTCGGCCACGGCTGAGGATCGAGAGTGA
- a CDS encoding AAA family ATPase gives MRLHTLTVQAFGPFAGSETVDFDRLGDGGLFLIHGPTGAGKTSVLDAVTFALYGQVPGARQAARSLRSNHAPPGLKPEVSLEATIRGRHLRITRSPAWRRPKKRGTGTTEEKASATVIEFVDGESHGLTNRPDEAGQIISDILGLTVKQFCQMVLLPQGEFANFLRADAKDRRVSLERLFNTGVFTQVEDWLIDEARDRGRTADTAESAVSRVADLIVEVGRAPRPDAAATGRPGHGRGTTGRRADLDALVPWATELALVTAATADDAGRVAADAAAERDRARTAVQEARDLEERQQRHREALRKEAALAERADERQALDTELADAGRAATVVQLLRTEEYRRTQLDKAELTASERLALVSSLVPVDSARSSDAESREHTITPLHTAERARRDEIAQLEQLRGDADRRVALEREVATLDSRVEAAQRELDQCQKRAGELPEQRAALAAELAQAQERTGSREAAVDALDLARQRREAARNCVRLRAELTAAEQQRIEAVDAAQAARDALLDVRRLRIEGMAAELAGGLGPDRPCPVCGSREHPEPAVGAAARPTPEDEEHAQQAEQAARERRTQAENAVTVLTERRTAAEANAGGLTEEDAAELVAARKRALDELDAAATQVTRMTERLAEIDAALDKARTRESELSRELAELAERRTARAEEAARLTERLAAAVGTDPDLPSRIARLNSEADLLAAAAEALRQRSTALEELRGAEKETVRGLTEAGFASADQVWAADRTPEALRTLRERARAYDDERAAVRAALADPALAQAAAAPAPDLAGLQAALDAAEQSAEHTLTWRDRLTHRAERLADLRTELDTGLSGSRPARHRHAVADGLARLAAGTSQDNRENVRLSAYVLAARLERVVAAANDRLATMSSSRYELRHTIDKSAGDLSRSGGGLGLRVLDAWTGQDRDPATLSGGETFITSLALALGLGDVAGEEAGGTDIDTLFVDEGFGSLDEETLEEVLEVLDSLRDGGRAVGVVSHVADLRTRITTRLRVIKSATGSRLEQTG, from the coding sequence ATGCGGTTGCACACCCTGACCGTCCAGGCGTTCGGCCCGTTCGCAGGGAGCGAGACCGTCGACTTCGACCGGCTCGGCGACGGCGGCCTGTTCCTCATCCACGGTCCCACCGGCGCGGGGAAGACGTCCGTCCTGGACGCGGTGACGTTCGCGCTCTATGGGCAGGTGCCGGGTGCCCGCCAGGCGGCGCGCTCCCTGCGGAGCAACCACGCGCCGCCCGGACTCAAACCCGAGGTCAGCCTGGAGGCGACCATCCGCGGTCGGCATCTGCGCATCACCCGCTCCCCCGCTTGGAGGCGGCCGAAAAAACGCGGGACTGGAACCACCGAGGAGAAAGCCAGCGCCACCGTCATCGAATTCGTCGACGGCGAATCACACGGGCTGACCAACCGGCCGGACGAGGCCGGGCAGATCATCAGCGACATACTCGGCCTCACTGTGAAGCAGTTCTGCCAGATGGTGCTGCTTCCCCAGGGCGAGTTCGCCAACTTCCTGCGCGCCGACGCCAAAGACCGTCGGGTGTCGCTGGAGCGCCTGTTCAACACGGGCGTCTTCACTCAGGTGGAGGACTGGCTGATCGATGAGGCGCGTGATCGCGGGCGAACGGCGGACACCGCGGAGTCCGCTGTGAGCCGGGTCGCCGACCTCATCGTCGAGGTTGGGCGCGCGCCCCGACCGGACGCGGCCGCCACGGGCAGGCCGGGGCATGGGCGTGGGACGACCGGTAGGCGCGCTGACCTGGACGCGCTCGTGCCGTGGGCCACCGAGCTCGCCCTGGTCACCGCCGCGACCGCCGACGACGCCGGACGGGTGGCCGCCGACGCCGCGGCGGAGCGCGACCGCGCCCGCACCGCTGTACAGGAAGCGCGTGACCTGGAGGAGCGGCAACAGCGACACAGGGAGGCACTGCGTAAGGAGGCCGCTCTCGCCGAACGCGCCGACGAGCGCCAGGCCCTCGACACCGAGCTCGCCGACGCCGGGCGCGCGGCGACCGTGGTGCAGCTGCTGCGCACCGAGGAGTACCGCCGCACCCAGCTGGACAAGGCCGAGCTGACCGCGTCCGAACGCCTCGCCCTGGTCAGCAGCCTCGTTCCGGTCGACTCGGCACGTTCGAGCGATGCGGAGTCCCGCGAGCACACCATCACCCCCCTGCACACCGCTGAACGCGCCCGCCGCGACGAGATCGCCCAGCTGGAGCAGCTGCGCGGCGACGCCGACCGCCGCGTCGCCCTGGAACGGGAGGTCGCGACGCTGGACTCCCGCGTCGAGGCCGCCCAGCGGGAACTCGACCAGTGCCAGAAGCGAGCCGGTGAACTGCCCGAGCAGCGCGCCGCGCTGGCCGCGGAGCTGGCCCAGGCACAGGAGCGGACGGGATCGCGCGAGGCCGCCGTCGACGCGCTCGACCTCGCCCGACAGCGACGGGAGGCGGCGCGGAACTGCGTGCGGCTGCGCGCCGAGCTGACAGCGGCCGAGCAGCAGCGGATCGAGGCCGTCGACGCGGCGCAGGCCGCGCGCGATGCGCTGTTGGACGTGCGCCGCCTGCGGATCGAAGGCATGGCGGCCGAGCTGGCCGGAGGGCTCGGGCCGGACCGGCCGTGCCCGGTGTGCGGGTCGCGGGAACACCCGGAACCGGCCGTCGGCGCTGCCGCACGGCCGACGCCGGAGGACGAGGAACACGCCCAGCAGGCCGAACAGGCCGCGCGCGAGCGGCGCACGCAGGCGGAGAACGCGGTCACCGTCCTGACCGAACGACGCACCGCGGCCGAGGCGAACGCTGGCGGCCTCACCGAAGAGGACGCCGCCGAGCTGGTGGCGGCCCGGAAGCGCGCGCTGGACGAACTCGACGCCGCGGCGACCCAGGTGACCCGGATGACCGAGCGCCTGGCGGAGATCGACGCCGCGCTGGACAAGGCGCGCACGCGGGAGAGCGAACTCTCCCGCGAACTGGCGGAACTCGCCGAGCGGCGCACCGCACGGGCCGAGGAAGCCGCGCGGCTCACCGAACGGCTCGCGGCGGCGGTCGGCACCGACCCCGACCTGCCGAGCCGCATCGCCCGCCTGAACAGCGAGGCCGACCTGCTGGCGGCGGCGGCCGAGGCGCTGCGGCAGCGCTCCACGGCCCTGGAGGAACTCCGCGGCGCCGAGAAGGAGACGGTGCGCGGCCTGACCGAGGCCGGTTTCGCCTCGGCCGATCAGGTGTGGGCGGCGGACCGCACCCCCGAGGCCCTCCGTACCCTGCGCGAACGCGCGCGGGCCTATGACGACGAACGCGCGGCTGTCCGCGCGGCGCTGGCCGACCCGGCCTTGGCCCAGGCCGCCGCGGCCCCCGCTCCGGACCTGGCGGGGCTCCAGGCGGCGCTCGACGCCGCCGAACAGTCCGCCGAGCACACCCTGACCTGGCGCGACCGCCTCACGCACCGCGCCGAGCGCCTGGCCGACCTCCGCACCGAACTCGACACCGGCCTGTCGGGCTCCCGCCCGGCCCGCCACCGCCACGCCGTAGCCGACGGCCTCGCCCGACTGGCAGCGGGGACCTCCCAGGACAACCGCGAGAACGTCCGGCTGTCGGCCTACGTGCTGGCGGCCCGACTGGAACGGGTGGTGGCCGCGGCCAACGACCGATTGGCCACCATGTCGAGCAGCCGCTACGAACTCCGCCACACCATCGACAAGTCCGCAGGCGACCTCTCGCGCTCGGGGGGCGGCCTCGGCCTCCGCGTCCTCGACGCCTGGACCGGCCAAGACCGCGACCCGGCGACCCTGTCGGGCGGCGAAACCTTCATCACCTCCCTGGCGCTCGCACTCGGCCTAGGGGATGTGGCCGGAGAAGAGGCGGGCGGCACCGACATCGACACCCTCTTCGTCGACGAGGGGTTCGGCAGCCTGGACGAGGAAACCCTGGAGGAGGTCCTCGAGGTCCTCGACTCCCTCCGCGACGGCGGCCGAGCCGTCGGTGTCGTCAGCCACGTCGCCGACCTGCGCACCCGGATCACCACCCGGCTGAGGGTGATCAAGTCAGCCACGGGATCCCGCCTGGAGCAGACCGGTTAG
- a CDS encoding exonuclease SbcCD subunit D encodes MRLLHTSDWHLGRSFHRENLIDAQAAFVDHLVATVRSERIDVVVVSGDLYDRALPSVDAVRLFGEALRRIRDTGARAVLISGNHDSMARLDYATELIDASGIHLRSSLESIGEPVLVDDEHSGAHGPVAFYGIPYLEPEIARHHWHLEERGHPAAIGRAMELIRADLATRPIGTRSVVLSHAFVSGGAPSDSERDISVGGASHVPASIYDGVDYVALGHLHGRQRMTETVRYCGSPLAYSFSEEHHLKGYWIVELDATGPVSYEFAEAPVPRPIARISGRIDDLLSAPRWEHYTEHWLQVTLTDPARPAFPMDRLRERFPHTLQLEFAPEGGRPEDDRTWARRIADRSEPDLVLDFVDWARGAPATDEERALVERAFEEIRAREAAN; translated from the coding sequence ATGCGGCTCTTGCACACCTCCGACTGGCACCTGGGGCGGTCCTTCCACCGGGAGAACCTGATCGACGCCCAGGCGGCGTTCGTCGACCACCTCGTCGCGACGGTCCGCAGCGAGCGCATCGACGTCGTCGTGGTCTCCGGCGACCTCTACGACCGCGCGCTGCCCTCGGTGGACGCCGTGCGCCTGTTCGGCGAGGCGCTGCGCCGCATCCGCGACACCGGGGCGCGCGCCGTCCTGATCAGCGGGAACCACGACTCGATGGCGCGGCTGGACTACGCCACCGAGCTCATCGACGCCTCCGGCATCCACCTGCGCAGCTCGCTGGAGAGCATCGGTGAGCCCGTGCTGGTCGACGACGAGCACAGCGGCGCGCACGGCCCGGTCGCCTTCTACGGCATCCCCTACCTGGAGCCGGAGATCGCCCGACACCACTGGCACCTGGAGGAGCGCGGACACCCGGCCGCCATCGGCCGCGCCATGGAGCTGATCCGCGCCGACCTGGCCACCCGTCCCATAGGCACGCGCTCGGTGGTGCTGTCGCACGCGTTCGTCAGCGGCGGCGCCCCCTCCGACAGTGAGCGCGACATCTCGGTCGGCGGCGCCTCGCACGTACCCGCGTCGATCTACGACGGCGTCGACTACGTTGCCCTGGGCCACCTCCACGGCCGCCAGCGCATGACCGAGACCGTGCGCTACTGCGGATCGCCGCTCGCCTACTCCTTCTCCGAGGAGCACCACCTCAAGGGCTACTGGATCGTGGAGCTGGACGCCACCGGCCCGGTCTCCTACGAGTTCGCCGAGGCGCCGGTGCCGCGCCCTATCGCACGCATCAGCGGGCGGATCGACGACCTGCTCTCCGCGCCCCGGTGGGAGCACTACACCGAGCACTGGCTCCAGGTCACGCTCACCGACCCGGCGCGCCCCGCCTTCCCCATGGACCGGCTGCGCGAACGCTTCCCACACACCCTGCAGCTGGAGTTCGCTCCGGAGGGCGGACGCCCCGAGGACGACCGCACCTGGGCGCGGCGGATCGCCGACCGCTCCGAGCCCGACCTGGTTCTCGACTTCGTCGACTGGGCACGCGGCGCGCCCGCCACGGATGAGGAACGGGCGTTGGTCGAGCGCGCCTTCGAAGAAATCCGCGCTCGGGAGGCGGCGAACTGA
- a CDS encoding metal-dependent hydrolase, giving the protein MMGHSHALSGVVGWMAIVPVVQGLEFYGVRFDLGPGEIIAGSLVCAGAALLPDLDHKSATITKTYGFFTETIGALLNWVFGGHRNGTHSLLFALLMGAMTQALALWSEMAVQIFVFLLVGIALQGLGFGMDKNRAAAGIINALGTAGITLALFTAGTDYSWMGVAVAFGCLLHFIGDIITHMGVPLMWPFSKYRVGQDVGFKTDGPVERKIVTPMLTMAVVLYSFYLFDWPELLPKS; this is encoded by the coding sequence ATGATGGGGCACTCTCACGCACTGAGCGGCGTGGTCGGTTGGATGGCGATCGTTCCCGTTGTCCAGGGACTGGAGTTCTACGGCGTACGGTTCGACCTCGGCCCCGGCGAGATCATCGCGGGATCTCTGGTCTGCGCGGGCGCGGCGCTCCTGCCCGATCTCGACCACAAGAGCGCGACCATCACCAAGACCTACGGGTTCTTCACCGAGACCATCGGCGCGCTCCTCAACTGGGTGTTCGGCGGGCACCGCAACGGCACGCACTCACTGCTGTTCGCCCTCCTCATGGGGGCGATGACGCAGGCGCTGGCGCTGTGGTCGGAGATGGCCGTGCAGATCTTCGTCTTCCTGCTCGTCGGCATCGCGCTGCAGGGCCTCGGCTTCGGCATGGACAAGAACCGGGCGGCCGCCGGGATCATCAACGCGCTTGGCACGGCCGGGATCACACTGGCGCTGTTCACGGCCGGGACCGACTACTCCTGGATGGGCGTCGCGGTGGCGTTCGGCTGCCTGCTCCACTTCATCGGGGACATCATCACCCACATGGGCGTCCCGCTGATGTGGCCCTTCAGCAAGTACCGCGTCGGCCAGGACGTCGGCTTCAAGACCGACGGTCCGGTCGAGCGCAAGATCGTCACGCCCATGCTGACGATGGCGGTCGTCCTCTACTCGTTCTACCTCTTCGACTGGCCCGAACTGCTGCCCAAGTCGTGA
- a CDS encoding AAA family ATPase — MTTTPAPTGPQMSIPMPTVEPSGVRPVGSLRYPARSLVLLGGVPGAGKSTLLNRLYGLDGSEADTVLTDDGVRIIDSQQSRNRLTPWLCWVPYPAWRWVVHLLHYLRLVLALRAGDPVIVHEAGTRGPIRRLLGWYCRTLGIGVHLLLIDVSPDEALRGQKARGRWVSARSHRAHARRWGRLLTALAERPAAVAPGSVSLVLMDRERVGRLSGIEFTPVPFGAARRQ, encoded by the coding sequence ATGACCACCACCCCAGCGCCCACCGGCCCGCAGATGTCGATCCCCATGCCGACCGTTGAGCCGAGCGGTGTCCGTCCCGTCGGGTCGCTCCGCTATCCCGCGCGTTCGCTCGTGCTGCTCGGGGGCGTGCCCGGAGCGGGGAAGAGTACGTTGCTCAACCGGCTCTACGGGTTGGACGGCAGCGAGGCCGACACGGTGCTCACGGACGACGGGGTGCGGATCATCGACTCGCAGCAGTCGCGGAACCGCCTCACGCCGTGGTTGTGCTGGGTGCCGTACCCCGCGTGGCGGTGGGTGGTGCACCTGCTGCACTATCTACGCCTCGTGCTGGCCCTGCGCGCCGGGGATCCGGTGATCGTGCACGAGGCGGGGACCCGGGGGCCGATCCGTCGGTTGTTGGGGTGGTACTGCCGGACGTTGGGGATCGGGGTGCACCTGCTGTTGATCGACGTCTCGCCGGACGAGGCGCTGCGCGGGCAGAAGGCGCGGGGCCGGTGGGTGAGCGCGCGCAGTCATCGGGCGCACGCCCGGCGGTGGGGGCGGTTGCTCACCGCGTTGGCGGAGCGCCCGGCTGCGGTGGCGCCGGGGTCGGTGTCGCTGGTGTTGATGGACCGCGAGCGCGTAGGGCGGCTCAGCGGGATCGAGTTCACTCCCGTTCCGTTCGGGGCGGCCCGCCGACAGTGA
- a CDS encoding O-methyltransferase gives MTRATESLTPELYEYLVAHSAPVDDVLGELAEETARLFPDSLVMQIGPEQGTFMTLLARLMGAHDAVEVGTFTGYSSICLARGLPADGTVLACDISEEWTSVARRYWQRAGIASKVTLKLAPALDTLRSLPAGPMFDLAFIDADKEGYVGYWDELVPRIRPGGALLVDNTFSHGRVVDPSITDASVQGIRDFNDHALADSRVELVMLPIGDGLTLARKKA, from the coding sequence GTGACACGAGCCACCGAGTCCCTCACCCCGGAACTGTACGAGTACCTGGTGGCGCACAGCGCGCCGGTCGACGACGTCCTCGGGGAGCTCGCCGAAGAGACGGCGCGGCTGTTCCCGGACAGCCTCGTCATGCAGATCGGACCCGAGCAGGGCACGTTCATGACCCTGCTGGCCCGCCTCATGGGCGCCCACGACGCGGTGGAGGTCGGCACCTTCACCGGCTACTCCTCGATCTGCCTGGCGCGCGGACTGCCCGCTGACGGCACCGTGCTGGCCTGCGACATCAGCGAGGAGTGGACCTCGGTGGCGCGCCGCTACTGGCAGAGGGCGGGGATCGCCTCCAAGGTGACGCTCAAGCTGGCCCCAGCCCTGGACACGCTGCGCTCGCTGCCCGCCGGCCCCATGTTCGACCTGGCCTTCATCGACGCCGACAAGGAGGGCTACGTCGGCTACTGGGACGAGCTCGTGCCGCGCATCCGGCCCGGCGGGGCGCTGCTGGTCGACAACACCTTCTCGCACGGCCGCGTCGTCGACCCGTCCATCACCGACGCCAGCGTCCAGGGCATCCGCGACTTCAACGACCACGCCCTGGCCGACTCCCGCGTGGAACTCGTGATGCTGCCCATCGGCGACGGCCTCACGCTGGCCCGCAAGAAGGCCTGA
- a CDS encoding ABC transporter permease subunit: MGSPSTPAAGDTPAAPARSGVPASGGGTRSGPGDGAATGTAGGPDARRGIDRPRTLRLLRYVSGRLLTAAVSLFAVVVTSFFLFRILPGDPVRALTQDRAVTVEQMEAMRREFGLDQPLWQQFIDYCLGMLRFDFGVSYQYRVPVTDLLLDRLGPTVLLAGTGTLIAAVIGLALGTGSAWRRGSVMDRANTGVALTLWSVPSFWLGLLLIVALSSGAGLFPTSGMMSPGVTGTFNAAVDVAHHMVLPLATMVAVVYAQYMMVMRSSLLDEMGSDYLTTARAKGLRDALVLRRHAVPNALLPTVTLIFLELGRVLGGVILVETVFAWPGLGSLFYSGLKVPDLPIVQALFVVFAGAVIIMNLLADLVYPLLDPRVRS, from the coding sequence ATGGGTTCTCCCAGCACGCCAGCCGCCGGGGACACCCCGGCGGCCCCCGCACGGTCCGGCGTCCCAGCCTCGGGCGGCGGTACCCGGAGCGGACCGGGCGACGGCGCCGCCACCGGCACCGCCGGTGGGCCGGACGCCCGACGCGGCATCGACCGGCCCCGCACGCTCCGGCTGCTGCGCTACGTCAGCGGGCGCCTGCTCACCGCGGCGGTGTCGCTGTTCGCCGTGGTCGTCACCAGCTTCTTCCTGTTCCGCATCCTGCCGGGCGACCCGGTCCGCGCGCTCACCCAGGACCGGGCCGTCACCGTTGAGCAGATGGAGGCCATGCGCCGCGAGTTCGGCCTGGACCAGCCGCTGTGGCAGCAGTTCATCGACTACTGCCTCGGCATGCTCCGGTTCGACTTCGGTGTCTCCTACCAGTACCGCGTGCCCGTCACCGACCTCCTCCTCGACCGGCTCGGGCCCACGGTCCTGCTGGCCGGGACCGGGACCCTGATCGCCGCCGTTATCGGACTGGCCCTGGGAACCGGCTCGGCGTGGCGGCGCGGCTCGGTGATGGACCGCGCCAACACCGGCGTCGCGCTGACCCTGTGGTCGGTGCCGTCCTTCTGGCTCGGCCTGCTGCTGATCGTGGCGCTGTCCTCGGGCGCCGGGCTCTTCCCCACCAGCGGCATGATGAGTCCGGGCGTCACCGGAACGTTCAACGCGGCCGTGGACGTCGCCCACCACATGGTGCTGCCGCTGGCCACCATGGTCGCGGTCGTCTACGCCCAGTACATGATGGTCATGCGCTCGTCGCTGCTGGACGAGATGGGCTCGGACTACCTCACCACCGCCCGGGCCAAGGGGCTGCGCGACGCCCTGGTGCTGCGCCGGCACGCCGTGCCCAACGCGCTCCTGCCCACCGTCACCCTCATCTTCCTGGAACTCGGCCGGGTTCTGGGCGGCGTCATCCTGGTGGAGACCGTGTTCGCCTGGCCTGGTCTGGGCTCGCTGTTCTACTCCGGGCTCAAAGTGCCCGACCTGCCGATCGTGCAGGCCCTGTTCGTCGTCTTCGCCGGTGCGGTGATCATCATGAACCTCCTGGCCGACCTGGTGTACCCGCTGCTCGACCCCCGGGTGCGCTCATGA
- a CDS encoding TIGR03621 family F420-dependent LLM class oxidoreductase has product MNFGRLNVDDWADFCRSSEELGFDTVLAPDHLGAASPFAMLATAAAVTTRVRVGTLVVNNEFWNPSMLAREAATVDRLSGGRLELGLGCGHMKSEFDAAGIAWRPHAERVERLEQSIARLNRLFAPDGGQEPLPRQSPRPPLLIGAHGRRTLALAARHADIVGYGGLTQVRGAKMGTFEVADAEETRRRVEFVAEQAGARADAIESNVLIQAVRITDDAERTAAVIAREFAAPGLDTAAAVLDSPFVLVGTAEEIAREIIANRERFGFSYIATHGPYRDALAEVIPLVRDLAGEPGAAARS; this is encoded by the coding sequence GTGAATTTCGGCCGCCTGAACGTCGACGACTGGGCGGATTTCTGCCGTTCCAGCGAGGAACTGGGCTTCGATACCGTCCTGGCCCCCGACCATCTCGGGGCGGCATCCCCCTTCGCGATGCTGGCGACGGCCGCCGCGGTCACCACGCGGGTTCGGGTCGGCACGCTCGTCGTCAACAACGAGTTCTGGAACCCGTCCATGCTCGCCCGCGAGGCCGCCACGGTGGACCGCCTCTCGGGCGGACGGCTGGAGCTCGGCCTGGGGTGCGGCCACATGAAGTCGGAGTTCGACGCCGCGGGGATCGCGTGGCGGCCGCACGCCGAGCGTGTCGAGCGGCTCGAACAGAGCATCGCGCGGCTGAACCGGCTCTTCGCGCCGGACGGTGGCCAGGAACCGCTGCCCCGGCAGTCGCCCCGCCCGCCACTCCTGATCGGCGCACACGGCCGGCGCACGCTCGCACTGGCGGCCCGCCACGCCGACATCGTCGGTTACGGGGGCCTCACCCAGGTGAGAGGCGCGAAGATGGGCACGTTCGAAGTGGCGGACGCGGAGGAGACGCGGCGGCGTGTCGAGTTCGTCGCCGAGCAGGCCGGGGCGCGCGCCGATGCGATCGAATCCAACGTGCTCATCCAGGCGGTGCGCATCACCGACGACGCGGAGCGCACCGCGGCCGTGATCGCCCGGGAGTTCGCCGCGCCCGGACTCGACACCGCCGCAGCGGTCCTGGACAGTCCCTTCGTGCTCGTGGGCACGGCCGAGGAGATCGCGCGGGAGATCATCGCCAACCGCGAGCGGTTCGGCTTCAGCTACATCGCGACCCACGGCCCCTACCGGGACGCCCTCGCCGAGGTCATCCCCCTCGTGCGCGACCTCGCCGGGGAGCCTGGGGCGGCCGCGCGGTCTTAG